The Enterobacteriaceae endosymbiont of Neohaemonia nigricornis genome has a segment encoding these proteins:
- the corA gene encoding magnesium/cobalt transporter CorA, which yields MFYAFKLKNNHLIRLELDKNSNDIIEAIWIDLIKPVKEERKKLYYLLGQNLATRPELEDIEASARFFENEDGLHIHSFFFYEDIEDRAGNATVAFTIKNNRLYTLRERELSAFRLYRMRFKHQILKDNNPYEILLDLFETKIEQLADEIENVYSDLESLSIIIMKGHQDDKFDNALSNLSELEDIGWKVRLCLMDTQRALNFLIRKTKLPNNQMEQAREILRDIDSLLPHNESLFQKVNFLMQAAMGFINIEQNRIIKIFSLVSVIFLPPTLVASNYGMNFKILPELKWHYGYLYALILMFISALAPYFYFKKKKWL from the coding sequence ATGTTTTATGCTTTTAAATTAAAAAATAATCATTTAATACGTCTAGAATTAGATAAGAATTCAAATGATATTATAGAAGCTATTTGGATTGATCTAATTAAACCTGTTAAAGAAGAAAGAAAAAAATTATATTATTTATTGGGACAAAATTTAGCTACTAGGCCAGAATTAGAAGATATAGAAGCTTCTGCACGATTTTTTGAAAATGAAGATGGATTACACATACACTCATTTTTTTTTTATGAAGATATTGAAGATCGCGCAGGCAATGCTACTGTTGCTTTTACGATTAAAAATAATAGATTATATACTTTAAGAGAAAGAGAATTATCTGCTTTTAGATTATATAGAATGCGTTTTAAACATCAAATATTAAAAGATAATAATCCTTATGAAATATTATTAGATTTATTTGAAACTAAAATTGAACAATTAGCTGATGAAATTGAAAATGTATATAGTGATTTAGAATCTTTAAGTATTATTATTATGAAAGGACATCAAGATGATAAATTTGATAATGCATTATCAAATTTATCAGAATTAGAAGATATAGGTTGGAAAGTCAGATTGTGTTTAATGGATACACAAAGAGCACTAAATTTTTTAATAAGAAAAACCAAATTACCTAATAATCAAATGGAACAAGCAAGAGAAATTTTACGTGATATCGATTCATTATTACCTCATAATGAATCTTTATTTCAAAAAGTAAATTTTTTAATGCAAGCTGCTATGGGATTTATTAATATAGAACAAAATAGAATTATTAAGATATTTTCATTAGTATCTGTAATTTTCTTACCTCCTACATTAGTTGCTTCTAATTATGGCATGAACTTTAAGATTTTACCTGAATTAAAATGGCATTATGGATATTTATACGCATTAATATTAATGTTTATATCAGCATTAGCTCCTTATTTTTATTTTAAGAAAAAAAAATGGTTATAA
- a CDS encoding UvrD-helicase domain-containing protein, translating into MNLLKDLNNKQCEVVSAYRQNLLILAGAGSGKTLVLIRRIAWLINKMKCSSSSILAVTFTNKAAKELKERIKNIIHCKKDYNNIWIGTFHSFAYYILRIHYVEAKLPKHFQIINNDDQKKIIKHILQNNNFNEKIYNIDNIIKYINFVKNSYQFNNYKQNNNIIYKNLHIIFNKYQKLCKQTGILDFNELIIQLYELFLNNPSILDIYQQKYKNIFIDEFQDTNDIQYNFINLLYNKEINTCITVVGDDDQSIYSWRGAKVENINRFLKDFYQAKIILLEQNYRSTNNILNAANKLISYNINRVKKTLWTNSNNGHLITIYLAYNEFDEAEYIARYIQKYIINNNLSLSDCAILYRNNTQSRIIEEKMLQFNIPYYIYGGIRFFERQEIKHVLSYLKLISNYNNDIAFERIYNIPKRGIGKNTFQIIKTIANKLNISLWESSILIIKKKNINTSSLNALIKFIKLIQTLKQNTLNDTLPNIIKKTIVLTGLQEMYSKNSCKIMNDKDNSILNNLQELINSSKHFMYNLSKKNNNISINKQNILVEFLSQSILQVENIDINNKHITNNKNYIQLMTIHASKGLEFNQVFIIGMEEGIFPNKISIYKEKNIYEERRLAYVGMTRAKKKLILTYTKNRYIYGKEINTIPSRFINELPICCVKNISYLNFQPNYTPKKIKLKNSIDYYVGQKVNHNIFGKGIILKIEILKKDFKLKIKFDKIGIKWIMSNYINNNI; encoded by the coding sequence ATGAATTTATTAAAAGATCTAAACAATAAACAATGTGAAGTTGTATCTGCATATAGACAAAATTTATTAATTTTAGCTGGAGCTGGTAGTGGTAAAACATTAGTTTTAATTAGACGTATAGCATGGTTAATTAATAAAATGAAATGCTCTTCAAGCTCTATTTTAGCTGTTACTTTTACAAATAAAGCAGCAAAAGAATTAAAAGAACGAATTAAAAATATAATCCATTGTAAAAAAGATTATAATAACATTTGGATAGGAACATTTCACAGTTTTGCATATTATATATTAAGAATTCATTATGTAGAAGCAAAATTACCAAAACATTTTCAAATTATTAATAATGATGATCAAAAAAAAATAATAAAACATATTTTACAAAATAATAATTTTAATGAAAAAATTTATAATATTGATAACATTATTAAATATATTAATTTTGTAAAAAATTCTTATCAATTTAATAATTATAAACAAAATAATAATATCATATATAAAAATTTACATATTATTTTTAATAAATATCAAAAATTATGTAAACAAACAGGAATATTAGATTTTAACGAATTAATTATTCAGTTATATGAATTATTTTTAAATAATCCATCTATTTTAGATATTTATCAACAAAAATATAAAAATATTTTTATTGATGAATTTCAAGATACTAATGATATTCAATATAATTTTATTAATTTATTATATAACAAAGAAATTAATACTTGTATAACAGTAGTAGGAGATGATGATCAATCTATCTATAGTTGGCGTGGTGCTAAAGTTGAAAATATTAACAGATTTTTGAAAGATTTTTATCAAGCAAAAATTATTTTATTAGAACAAAATTACAGATCTACTAATAATATTTTAAATGCTGCTAATAAATTAATTTCATATAATATTAATAGAGTAAAAAAAACATTATGGACTAATTCTAACAATGGTCACTTAATTACTATTTACTTAGCTTATAATGAATTTGATGAAGCAGAATATATTGCAAGATATATTCAAAAATATATTATTAATAATAATCTTTCATTAAGTGATTGCGCAATTCTTTATAGGAATAATACTCAATCACGTATTATAGAAGAAAAAATGCTGCAGTTTAATATACCATATTATATTTATGGTGGTATACGTTTTTTTGAGAGACAAGAAATTAAACATGTATTATCATATTTAAAATTAATTTCTAATTATAATAATGATATTGCTTTTGAACGTATTTATAATATTCCTAAAAGAGGTATAGGTAAAAATACTTTTCAAATTATTAAAACCATAGCAAATAAACTTAATATTTCTTTATGGGAATCTAGTATTTTAATAATAAAAAAAAAAAATATTAATACTTCATCATTAAATGCATTAATTAAATTTATAAAATTAATACAAACATTAAAACAAAATACATTAAATGATACTTTACCTAATATTATTAAAAAAACTATAGTATTAACAGGTTTACAAGAAATGTATAGTAAAAATTCTTGTAAGATTATGAATGACAAAGATAATTCTATATTAAATAATTTACAAGAATTAATAAATTCTTCAAAACATTTTATGTATAATTTGTCAAAGAAAAATAATAATATTTCTATAAATAAACAAAATATTTTAGTAGAATTTCTTTCTCAAAGTATTCTACAAGTAGAAAATATAGATATAAATAATAAACATATTACAAATAATAAAAATTATATACAATTAATGACTATACATGCCTCTAAAGGATTAGAATTTAATCAGGTTTTTATAATTGGAATGGAAGAAGGTATTTTCCCTAATAAAATATCTATATATAAAGAAAAAAATATATACGAAGAACGACGTTTAGCATATGTAGGTATGACTAGAGCAAAAAAAAAACTTATTTTAACGTATACAAAAAATAGATATATATATGGCAAAGAAATTAATACAATTCCATCTAGATTTATTAATGAGTTACCAATATGTTGTGTAAAAAATATTAGTTATTTAAACTTTCAGCCAAATTATACACCAAAAAAAATAAAATTAAAAAATAGTATAGATTACTATGTAGGACAAAAAGTTAATCATAATATTTTCGGTAAAGGTATAATTTTAAAAATTGAAATTTTAAAAAAAGATTTCAAATTAAAAATTAAATTTGATAAAATAGGTATTAAGTGGATTATGTCAAATTATATAAATAATAATATATAA
- a CDS encoding amino acid permease, which yields MNIHKKDINNKTIKPILSKSQQEYNKVISNRHIQMIAMGGAIGSGLFLGSSIRLKIMGPSLIIIYAICGFFCYLIMRALGELISYRPSSGSFISYSREFLGKYAEYLSGWMYFINWIMTGIVDLMAISLYMHKWQCFQHISKLVFALLTLCIVCIINVIGVKYFAEIEFWLSFIKVFTIIIFIIIGVTVLFSYYIFDYNITNIPINIQQNFLNNHGEYIILPYGLWQTILLTQGVIFSFASIELVGVAAGECKNPHKILPKVINGVIWRIMLFYIGSITLLILLLPLEQYKGFISPFITVLQKIRIPHISSIMNIVIISAALSSLNSGLYSIGRILRTMAIGNVAPKIFTKMNKYNIPYVSIITTVSIYLIGIYISYLLTNNIFSIILNTASLGVIFSWLFILFCQIKLRKAINQGIIPEVRYKMPGTPFTSWLTVIFLICILITIACNYPSGTYSISLIPLIMLLLYLGWLKVKKKNNNI from the coding sequence ATGAATATACATAAAAAGGATATTAATAATAAAACTATCAAACCAATATTATCAAAATCACAACAAGAATATAATAAAGTTATCAGCAATCGTCATATACAAATGATAGCCATGGGTGGTGCTATAGGTTCTGGTTTATTTTTAGGCTCTAGTATTAGATTAAAAATTATGGGACCTTCATTAATTATAATATATGCCATATGTGGTTTTTTTTGTTACTTAATTATGCGTGCTTTAGGGGAATTAATATCTTATCGTCCATCTAGTGGTAGTTTTATCTCATATTCAAGAGAATTTTTAGGCAAGTATGCTGAATATTTATCTGGTTGGATGTATTTTATTAATTGGATAATGACTGGTATTGTAGACTTAATGGCTATATCATTATATATGCATAAATGGCAATGTTTTCAACATATATCAAAATTAGTTTTTGCATTATTGACATTATGCATAGTATGTATTATTAATGTTATAGGTGTAAAATATTTTGCAGAAATTGAATTTTGGTTATCTTTTATAAAAGTTTTTACTATAATAATATTTATTATCATAGGTGTTACTGTTTTATTTAGTTACTATATTTTTGATTATAATATAACTAATATTCCAATAAATATTCAACAAAATTTTTTAAATAATCATGGAGAATATATAATTTTACCATATGGTTTATGGCAAACTATATTATTAACTCAAGGTGTTATTTTTTCTTTTGCTTCTATTGAATTGGTTGGAGTTGCTGCTGGTGAATGCAAAAATCCTCATAAAATTTTGCCAAAAGTTATTAATGGTGTAATTTGGAGAATTATGTTATTTTATATAGGTTCTATTACATTATTAATTTTATTATTACCATTAGAACAATATAAGGGATTTATTAGTCCTTTTATTACTGTTTTACAAAAAATTAGAATACCACATATTAGTTCAATAATGAATATTGTAATTATCAGTGCTGCATTATCTAGTCTTAATTCTGGCCTGTATTCTATAGGACGTATTTTACGAACAATGGCTATAGGCAATGTTGCACCAAAAATTTTTACTAAAATGAACAAATATAATATCCCATATGTTAGTATTATAACAACTGTTAGTATTTATTTAATTGGTATTTATATTAGTTATCTATTAACAAATAATATATTTTCTATTATTTTAAATACTGCTTCATTAGGTGTTATTTTTTCATGGTTATTTATTTTATTTTGCCAAATAAAACTAAGAAAAGCTATTAATCAAGGTATTATTCCAGAAGTTCGTTATAAAATGCCTGGAACACCATTTACTTCATGGTTAACAGTAATATTTCTTATATGTATATTAATAACAATTGCTTGTAATTATCCTAGTGGTACTTATTCAATAAGTTTAATACCATTAATAATGTTATTATTATATTTAGGATGGTTAAAAGTTAAAAAAAAAAATAATAATATATAA